A single region of the Anticarsia gemmatalis isolate Benzon Research Colony breed Stoneville strain chromosome 19, ilAntGemm2 primary, whole genome shotgun sequence genome encodes:
- the LOC142981224 gene encoding uncharacterized protein LOC142981224 isoform X2: MGPAAVSCICARGYTGDLCDTQIAQPMCGKQECSDGCKRRTSCDCHPKEADFTSARYDINLEVVDQPNINISHEIVKQLSSYLIASNITLDDEVEILNISSVRASGARTAMVRVWSTRHGAGALRAALTRLGAARARTHTLRLLPDTKHINIQPALSLHALAVNQRPEVWEGSEFILTCMAYGPPDIVFTWYKDGVRVNFNGTTRDIWTRTVSEDELGRRMSVLGVASAQQIDAGAWSCAVDDATRRRCRAVTLTVLSPPTIRLVPSTLTLSKGDNVSMTCLAGAGRSHGVLGFSWARERSLLPMQPHRHVWEDLYPAGSVLRLYNIQKSSEYRCQVSSMAGTNFAAVTVWALGTDDEACRSDTTHGVHWIRTAPGAHASAPCPPGYTGEIIRFCEPQIGQQGVKWMMPDFSNCEADTLKEVYEQFRLISYGYSWSNVSDVSRQYHTVLRSLRLHPGEGATPLRHVAHMLQYLLSGAARRPDAFHSATHLLNIYDHLLARPEAFLDEEKIYELQNAIVTAASLRNKLSLHLHSFTIATAPVHRNTAHVELHRASSDEWMLSSAELDILPTTYEKLNTSFVTVLYHDLGTRLPSLRRAVEFDGDREVEFMVCSQQVQVSIRGAPETHTLQHTVTLLFSHSKNYSVDASKLACGFRSMKSPGVWSISACEVRVSGVSHAACRCRAAGTIALLTPATHISTDTETELRGAVVVSVSACGAMCLCACALQLLSAARDWLLKLLRGAVALGHAGAMLSLLQCEAAACPGAAGWAVAACWCAAGAGLCAVPLALTAELAGTAPRTHCVALLAGVCVLAFTCARLWGGGPLALGSAASRIIGATAALLATGAAALALCAARSATHLARKLPSSGSRVLRHTLLLLLTSSCSQAAGVAYVQPAERQVAHVAALSVAALANGVAILVCYVFRDEECVRAARRMLSLQPDTRAQTDTSLSLYIKQGGEVESRGGATMDSSSTPVSPAAMYWHDASLESTATMYRRQSNPDCRADIVRCVEYRDCVISPRRGERAGPVCDLIPARAPRDYVATVCLELGARHEPPPQTQVTCPLNFEPYSDKNLDTPKANCTICAQSTPDVSLTSQPIKSCLKKKSCGFTSSTSMPSIDTIKDDNKSHIEHVNREWSKAYDNPQTEKMLHKISTDLDFLLNRTKSKNIAQEIEEAPT, translated from the exons ATGGGCCCTGCCGCTGTCAGCTGCATCTGCGCTCGAGGCTACACCGGCGACCTGTGTGACACACAAATTGCTCAACCAA TGTGCGGCAAACAAGAATGTTCAGATGGTTGCAAGAGACGAACATCCTGTGACTGTCACCCAAAAGAAGCTGACTTTA CATCGGCAAGGTACGATATAAACTTGGAGGTAGTGGACCAACCAAACATCAACATATCACATGAAATTGTTAAACAA CTGTCAAGTTACTTAATAGCTTCAAACATCACGTTAGATGATGAggttgaaattttgaatataag TTCAGTGCGTGCTAGTGGTGCTCGTACAGCGATGGTGCGCGTGTGGAGTACACGACACGGTGCTGGCGCGCTGCGAGCGGCGCTCACGCGGCTCGGAGCTGCGCGCGCCCGCACTCACACTCTGCGCTTGTTGCCTGATACAAAACACATCAACATCCAGCCAGCACTCAGCTTACAT GCGTTAGCAGTAAATCAACGTCCCGAAGTATGGGAGGGGTCAGAATTCATCCTGACGTGCATGGCGTACGGACCACCCGACATTGTTTTCACCTGGTATAAGGACGGCGTTAGAGTCAACTTTAATGGGACTACACG AGATATCTGGACGCGTACAGTCTCAGAAGACGAGCTGGGTCGTCGCATGTCAGTGCTGGGCGTGGCATCAGCGCAGCAGATCGACGCTGGCGCGTGGTCGTGCGCTGTTGATGACGCTACGCGTAGACGCTGTCGCGCCGTCACGCTCACCGTACTTTCGCCACCCACCATAAGACTCGTACCTTCCACACTCACTTTGAGTAAG GGTGACAACGTGAGCATGACATGTCTAGCCGGTGCGGGACGGTCGCACGGAGTGTTGGGTTTCAGTTGGGCCCGTGAGAGGAGTCTATTACCCATGCAACCACACAGACATGTGTGGGAAGACTTGTACCCCGCTGGCAGCGTTTTAAGACTTTATAATATACAG AAATCTAGTGAGTATCGATGCCAAGTGTCGTCGATGGCAGGCACCAATTTCGCGGCGGTGACCGTTTGGGCGCTTGGCACTGATGATGAAGCTTGTCGCAGCGACACGACGCATGGGGTACACTGGATTAGAACTGCCCCTGGCGCTCATGCCTCCGCACCTTGTCCACCTGGATATACTGGGGAGATCATCAG ATTTTGTGAGCCGCAGATTGGACAACAAGGTGTCAAGTGGATGATGCCAGATTTTTCTAATTGTGAAGCTGATACTTTAAAAGAGGTCTATGAACAG TTCAGACTTATCTCGTACGGGTATTCATGGAGTAACGTATCGGACGTATCCCGGCAATATCACACAGTTCTACGTTCATTACGCTTGCACCCAGGTGAGGGTGCAACTCCCTTGCGTCACGTTGCTCATATGTTGCAATATCTACTGTCCGGTGCCGCAAGACGCCCTGATGCATTTCACAGCGCTACACATCTGTTGAACATTTACGATCATCTGCTCGCACGCCCGGAAGCATTCTTGGACGAAGAG AAAATCTACGAGCTCCAAAACGCGATAGTCACAGCAGCAAGCTTGAGGAACAAGTTGTCGCTTCATTTGCACTCATTCACAATTGCAACTGCACCGGTGCATAGAAACACTGCGCACGTAGAGTTGCACCGTGCAAGTTCTGACGAATGGATGCTATCGTCAGCTGAATTGGATATACTTCCGACCACATATGAAAAACTTAATACTTCTTTTGTAACTGTGTTGTACCATGACTTGGGAACAAGATTGCCGTCACTGAGGAGAGCTGTTGAGTTTGA TGGAGATCGCGAGGTGGAGTTTATGGTATGCTCGCAACAAGTGCAGGTGTCCATCAGAGGTGCACCAGAAACACACACGCTCCAACACACTGTCACCTTGTTGTTCTCACACTCTAAAAATTACTCTGTTGATG CTTCAAAACTAGCGTGCGGTTTCCGCTCGATGAAGTCACCGGGTGTGTGGAGTATATCGGCGTGCGAGGTGCGAGTGTCAGGTGTATCGCATGCCGCGTGTCGATGTCGTGCTGCTGGCACTATAGCTCTGCTTACACCTGCAACACATATCAGT ACAGATACAGAGACAGAGCTACGCGGCGCGGTGGTCGTGAGCGTGAGTGCGTGCGGCGCGATGTGCCTGTGCGCGTGCGCACTGCAGCTGCTGAGTGCAGCACGTGACTGGCTACTGAAACTGCTGCGTGGTGCAGTGGCACTGGGTCACGCGGGGGCCATGTTGTCACTGCTTCAATGCGAGGCAGCAGCGTGTCCAGGTGCAGCAGGCTGGGCGGTGGCAGCGTGCTGGTGCGCAGCGGGCGCTGGACTGTGTGCTGTGCCACTGGCGCTAACCGCTGAACTGGCGGGAACGGCTCCACGCACGCATTGTGTAGCACTTCTGGCCGGTGTGTGTGTTTTGGCATTCACGTGCGCGCGTCTTTGGGGAGGTGGTCCACTGGCACTGGGCTCAGCCGCCAGCCGCATTATAGGTGCCACTGCTGCTTTACTGGCCACCGGTGCAGCAGCACTGGCGCTTTGTGCCGCTAGGAGCGCCACTCACCTCGCCCGCAAACTGCCGTCCTCTGGAAGTCGCGTACTGCGTCATACGCTGCTGTTGCTGCTCACCTCGTCGTGCTCACAAGCTGCGGGTGTCGCCTACGTTCAGCCCGCAGAAAGACAAGTGGCACACGTTGCGGCGCTTTCTGTCGCCGCCTTAGCCAAT GGCGTAGCGATATTGGTGTGCTACGTGTTTCGTGATGAAGAGTGCGTGCGCGCGGCGCGACGTATGTTGTCGCTACAACCAGATACGCGCGCCCAGACCGACACTTCGCTTAGTT TGTACATAAAGCAAGGCGGGGAAGTGGAGAGTCGCGGTGGTGCCACAATGGACTCGAGCTCCACGCCCGTCTCACCCGCCGCAATGTATTGGCACGATGCGTCCTTGGAAAGTACAGCTACTATGtacag ACGACAATCAAACCCAGACTGCCGCGCTGACATAGTCCGTTGTGTGGAGTACAGGGATTGCGTGATATCGCCGAGACGTGGAGAGCGTGCAGGGCCCGTGTGTGACTTGATCCCTGCGCGTGCGCCGCGAGACTACGTCGCTACAGTCTGTCTTGAGCTGGGGGCTAGACATGAACCCCCGCCGCAGACACAAGTGACATGTCCTCTCAATTTCGAACCATACAGTGACAAAAACCTAGATACTCCAAAG GCAAACTGCACAATTTGTGCTCAATCAACACCGGACGTTTCGTTAACATCACAGCCTATCAAAAGCTGTCTCAAGAAGAAGTCGTGTGGGTTCACGTCGAGTACCTCGATGCCGTCCATAGACACAATCAAAGACGACAACAAGTCACACATAGAACATGTCAACAGAGAGTGGAGCAAAGCTTACGACAACCCACAAACTGAGAAAATGCTTCACAAAATATCTACTGACCTAGATTTTCTACTAAACAggacaaaaagtaaaaacataGCGCAGGAAATAGAAGAAGCACCAACTTAA